A portion of the Lolium rigidum isolate FL_2022 chromosome 1, APGP_CSIRO_Lrig_0.1, whole genome shotgun sequence genome contains these proteins:
- the LOC124693770 gene encoding cysteine synthase, chloroplastic/chromoplastic-like isoform X2, protein MKNIAKKDGVKARLVGKMEAYQPLCSVKDRSALRMIEDAEEKGLISPGVTTLIEPTSGNMGIGLVFIAVQKGYRFIAVMPAKYSLDKQMLLRFLGAELILTDPATGFKGMIGKVEELMKTIPNSHCLNQVTNPANPDAHFKWTGPEIWKDTAGKVDTFVAAVGTGGTLTGVGRYLKMKNPSIKIVCVEPSESAVISGGSPGSHKIQGTGAGFIPEVLDTSVIDEVVTVNTEEAMAMARRLAKEEGLLVGISSGANVAACIKIAEREGNERKMIVTIFPSAGERYMNSDLFALVREECDNMSF, encoded by the exons ATGAAGAACATTGCTAAGAAAGACGGCGTCAAAGCTAGGCTGGTTGGGAAGATGGAAGCATACCAACCCCTTTGCTCGGTTAAGGACAGGAGTGCTCTCCG AATGATTGAAGATGCAGAGGAGAAGGGCTTGATCTCTCCTGGAGTTACGACACTGATCGAGCCAACGAGCGGCAATATGGGGATTGGATTGGTGTTCATCGCTGTTCAGAAAGGCTACAGGTTTATCGCTGTCATGCCCGCAAAATATTCACTTGACAAGCAGATGCTCTTGAGATTTTTgggtgctgaattgatattaacaG ATCCTGCAACTGGGTTTAAGGGAATGATTGGCAAGGTGGAGGAGCTGATGAAGACTATACCAAATTCTCACTGTCTTAATCAAGTAACCAATCCAGCAAATCCAGATGCGCACTTCAAATGGACCG GACCTGAGATATGGAAGGACACAGCAGGCAAAGTGGATACGTTTGTTGCCGCTGTTGGTACAGGAGGCACATTGACAGGTGTAGGTaggtacctcaagatgaagaatccatccATAAAGATAGTGTGCGTGGAACCTTCAGAAAGCGCTGTAATTTCAG GTGGTTCACCAGGGTCACACAAGATTCAGGGTACAGGGGCAGGTTTCATACCCGAGGTCCTGGACACATCGGTCATCGATGAGGTCGTGACGGTAAACACTGAGGAAGCTATGGCAATGGCTAGGAGGCTGGCCAAGGAGGAGGGACTGCTGGTTGGCATATCCTCCGGAGCAAACGTAGCTGCCTGTATCAAG ATTGCAGAGAGAGaagggaacgagaggaagatgattGTTACCATATTCCCCAGCGCTGGCGAGAGATACATGAACTCTGATCTCTTTGCACTTGTTAGGGAGGAATGTGACAACATGAGCTTTTGA
- the LOC124693770 gene encoding cysteine synthase-like isoform X1, with protein sequence MAMAAEEDGRKGIPSLLSSREENIASNVTELIGWTPLVEMKNIAKKDGVKARLVGKMEAYQPLCSVKDRSALRMIEDAEEKGLISPGVTTLIEPTSGNMGIGLVFIAVQKGYRFIAVMPAKYSLDKQMLLRFLGAELILTDPATGFKGMIGKVEELMKTIPNSHCLNQVTNPANPDAHFKWTGPEIWKDTAGKVDTFVAAVGTGGTLTGVGRYLKMKNPSIKIVCVEPSESAVISGGSPGSHKIQGTGAGFIPEVLDTSVIDEVVTVNTEEAMAMARRLAKEEGLLVGISSGANVAACIKIAEREGNERKMIVTIFPSAGERYMNSDLFALVREECDNMSF encoded by the exons ATGGCAATGGCAGCGGAGGAAGATGGGAGGAAAGGCATCCCGTCTCTTCTCTCCTCCCGGGAGGAGAACATCGCCTCCAACGTCACCGAG CTCATAGGTTGGACGCCACTTGTAGAAATGAAGAACATTGCTAAGAAAGACGGCGTCAAAGCTAGGCTGGTTGGGAAGATGGAAGCATACCAACCCCTTTGCTCGGTTAAGGACAGGAGTGCTCTCCG AATGATTGAAGATGCAGAGGAGAAGGGCTTGATCTCTCCTGGAGTTACGACACTGATCGAGCCAACGAGCGGCAATATGGGGATTGGATTGGTGTTCATCGCTGTTCAGAAAGGCTACAGGTTTATCGCTGTCATGCCCGCAAAATATTCACTTGACAAGCAGATGCTCTTGAGATTTTTgggtgctgaattgatattaacaG ATCCTGCAACTGGGTTTAAGGGAATGATTGGCAAGGTGGAGGAGCTGATGAAGACTATACCAAATTCTCACTGTCTTAATCAAGTAACCAATCCAGCAAATCCAGATGCGCACTTCAAATGGACCG GACCTGAGATATGGAAGGACACAGCAGGCAAAGTGGATACGTTTGTTGCCGCTGTTGGTACAGGAGGCACATTGACAGGTGTAGGTaggtacctcaagatgaagaatccatccATAAAGATAGTGTGCGTGGAACCTTCAGAAAGCGCTGTAATTTCAG GTGGTTCACCAGGGTCACACAAGATTCAGGGTACAGGGGCAGGTTTCATACCCGAGGTCCTGGACACATCGGTCATCGATGAGGTCGTGACGGTAAACACTGAGGAAGCTATGGCAATGGCTAGGAGGCTGGCCAAGGAGGAGGGACTGCTGGTTGGCATATCCTCCGGAGCAAACGTAGCTGCCTGTATCAAG ATTGCAGAGAGAGaagggaacgagaggaagatgattGTTACCATATTCCCCAGCGCTGGCGAGAGATACATGAACTCTGATCTCTTTGCACTTGTTAGGGAGGAATGTGACAACATGAGCTTTTGA